From a region of the Oligoflexus sp. genome:
- a CDS encoding glycosyltransferase family 2 protein has protein sequence MKSFACLHFLTSSCRSLNVILIPRSTMKEIKLTQQDDLDLSVVIPVYNDTLKFENLLSSYLHAFAALPLKFELVIVDNNSPRFEEIYAIVKKFRENLQITVVMQPPLQHSFSLCSARNRGVLNARGRFIFFTDSDCLIDEDFATTVADICQREAAVSLESPRIYTGERVFVLIPDEPLPDAKISDRIKELPRVPSASNYGKVKDRRFPWIQNLPQQEHPWNFVHGCFILLEKEHYLRVGGSDTSYDGFWGYEEIDLVYRMVHQLRAEVIYLEKAKVYHQELPSDLEKIPQNTQRNNKSMNPNYQRICQRVPGFDEFKKVQWQTLNIITS, from the coding sequence ATGAAGAGCTTTGCCTGTCTGCATTTCCTGACTTCTTCCTGCCGAAGTCTAAATGTAATCTTAATACCGAGGTCGACTATGAAGGAAATCAAGCTGACACAGCAAGACGACCTGGACCTGTCCGTGGTGATACCCGTCTATAACGACACCCTTAAATTTGAGAACCTCCTCAGCAGCTATCTCCATGCGTTTGCTGCCCTGCCGCTGAAGTTTGAACTGGTCATCGTGGATAACAATAGCCCCCGATTTGAAGAAATTTATGCCATCGTAAAAAAATTTCGTGAGAACTTGCAAATCACCGTGGTGATGCAACCCCCTCTTCAGCATTCCTTCTCGCTGTGCAGTGCAAGAAATCGCGGTGTCCTGAACGCACGAGGACGCTTCATATTCTTCACAGATTCAGACTGTCTGATAGACGAGGATTTCGCGACGACGGTGGCAGACATTTGTCAACGTGAGGCTGCAGTATCCCTAGAGTCCCCTCGTATTTATACCGGCGAAAGGGTCTTCGTTTTAATACCCGATGAACCTTTGCCGGATGCGAAGATTTCAGACAGGATCAAGGAACTGCCGCGAGTACCCTCGGCCAGCAACTACGGGAAGGTCAAGGACCGGCGTTTCCCCTGGATCCAGAATCTTCCACAGCAGGAGCATCCGTGGAACTTTGTTCACGGCTGTTTCATACTGCTTGAGAAAGAACATTATCTGCGGGTTGGAGGCAGCGACACCTCCTATGACGGCTTTTGGGGCTACGAGGAGATTGACCTCGTCTATCGGATGGTCCATCAGCTCCGCGCCGAGGTCATTTACCTGGAAAAAGCCAAAGTCTATCATCAGGAGCTACCGTCGGATCTTGAGAAAATCCCGCAGAATACACAGCGGAACAATAAAAGCATGAACCCCAACTATCAGCGGATATGCCAGCGGGTCCCGGGCTTTGATGAGTTTAAAAAAGTTCAGTGGCAAACCTTGAATATCATAACGTCCTAA